GTGAGGACGAGATGGGCGAGGAGGTGCAGCGCGAGCTCGAGCGCCGCGTCGTGCTGTCGGTCCTCGACCGCAAGTGGCGCGAGCACCTCTACGAGATGGACTACCTCCGTGAGGGCATCTCGCTGCGTGCGTACGCCCAGCGTGACCCGCTCGTGGAGTACCAGCGCGAGGGCTTCGACATGTTCACCGCCATGATGGACGGCATCAAGGAGGAGTCGGTCGGCTTCCTGTTCAACCTCCAGGTCGAGGTCGACGACGAGGGTGACGACGCCGCCGCCGTCGACGCGCAGCCGGAGGCCCAGGTCACGACGCCGCAGGCGCCGCAGATCTCCGTGGCCACCCCGCAGATCGACTTCGCCAAGGCCGCCGCCCACGCACCGGGGGCCCAGCCGGCACAGCCGGCTCAGCCGCAGCAGCCCACCATCCGGGCCAAGGGGCTCGACAAGCCCAAGCGGACGCAGAACCTGTCCTACAGCGCTCCGTCCGAGGACGGCGAGGCCGAGGTGCACGCCGCTCCCGAGGCCGACAGCGACGACCCGTTCGCGGGCGTCGGTCGCAACTCGCTGTGCCCGTGCGGCTCGGGTCAGAAGTTCAAGCGCTGCCACGGCGCTCCCGGCGGCGCCAGCGGTCGCGCCACGGTCGGCGGCTGACCGGACGGTCGGCGCGAGCGGTCAGCCCCAGCTGATCGCGACGCACTGCCAGCGGTCGCGCACGACCTCGAACCGTGCGGCGACCGCCCGGGAGCGACGGCCGTAGCGCACGTGCGCGCTGGCCTCGACCGCGTCGCGGCGGATCAGCGCGGTCCGGACGCCCACCACGACGGGCCGGGCCGGGTTCGGTCCCCGGACCTGCCCGGCCGTGAGCCCGGCGGCGGCGCGGACGGTCCGGGCGCGCTCGGACAGGTCCTCGTAGACGTCCGGCACGGTGTGGCGCAGCAGCTGGCTCACCGGCCGGTCGCCGGCGGCGATCTCGACCAGTGCCTGGAGGCACCGACCGACGAAGGCGTCGACCTGGTGGCGCTCGGCGGCCGCGACGTCGACGAGGTCGACGGCGTGGGCGCTGCGCAACCGGGGTCGCGGGGGAGCGGTGCGCGGCGTCAGATCGAGGGCCAGCGACCCCTGCACGCTGGCCAGGGCGGCCGGCGGCCTGAGGACGATGACCTCGGCGTCAGCGGTGTCGGGTGTGCTCATCATCGTGCTCCGTCCTTCTCGTCGGGCTTGTCGTCGGGCTGCTGGTGGGGCTGCTGGTCGGGCAGGCGCAGCACCTGCCCGGGGAGGATCAGGTCGGGGTCGTCGCCCACGACGCCGCGGTTGGCCCGCCAGATCGCGCGCCACCGCGCCTCCACGGAGCCGCCGTCCGGGTGCGCCCGCGCGATGGACCACAGCGAGTCACCGGACCGGACGACGTGGACCGCCGGGCCCGGCCGCCGCGACGGGCGGATCGGCGGGGTCGGCGGCGCTGGCTCGACCGCGCGCTCCGGCAGCGCCAGGCCGACGAGCAGCTCGGGACCGTCGGCGACGGCCGGGGTCGTGGTGCCGGCCACGACGGCGACGCCGCACGCGGCGAGCACGAGGCGCCGGGTCGCGCCGGCCGCGTCCTCGCGGAGCCGGCCGGTCAGCAGCCCGACGACGGTCGCGGTGGTCACCGCCCACAGCCACGCGAGGGCTGCGCACAGCGCGAGGGCGCACCCGGCGACCACGACGTCCACGACGCGGCCGGCACCCACGCCGCTCGCGGCCGCGTGCCACGAGCCGGGCAGCACGGTGGCCGCTGTGGCCGCCGCGGCGGTCACCGCGCCCCAGACGACCACGGGTCGTCCCTTGCTGCTGCTGTCCCGAGACACCGCCGAACCCTTCGTTTGCGTCTGTTTGCATCATTTAACGCCTGGCAGCATGAGCCGGTCAACGGTTGCGCGTGGCCTGTGGAGGGGGAGGGCCAGCACACGGGGGCGTCCTGAGCCGACCCGCCCGAGTGCATCCACCCGCGCACCTCGGACGGAGAAGCAGGTGTGCCGCAGATCGCGGTCACTGACGAGAGGACGAGACCATGAGACTGTTCCGCCGCTTCGCCGTGAGCCTGGCCGTACCCCTCGCCGCCGCGCTGGTCGCACCCGCAGGTGCTGCCGGCGCCACCGGCGACGGGCCTCCTGGTACTCGCAGCCTCGCCGCCGTGCTGACGTCCGACGGCAACCAGTTCGACCGCAACTGGCACGACTACGACATCGTCACCGAGGCCGTGCTGGCCGTGATCGCGGCCGACGCCGATGCCGACAGCCCGGTGCGACTGCTCACCGACGGCACGGTCCCGCTGACCGCCTTCCTGCCCAACGACCGGGCCTTCCAGCTCCTCGTCAAGGACCTCACCGGGCAGTGGGTGCGCAGCGAGGCCGACGTGTTCGCCGCGACGGCCGGGCTCGGGATCGAGACGGTGGAGGACGTGCTGCTCTACCACGTCGTGCCGGGGGCGACGATCACCGCCCGTGACGCCGTCCGCGCCGACGGGGCGGATCTGACGACCGCCCTCGGCCCCGTGATCGGTGTCCGCGTCTACAGCCGCTACCTGCCGCTCATCGGCCTGCGCGACCAGGATCCCGACGATGCCGACCCGATCGTCAACCCGTTCGCGCTCGACATCAACCGGGGCAACGCACAGATCGCGCACGGCATCACCTTCGTGCTCCGGCCCGTGAACCTCTGACCCCGTCCACCCGGCCGTCCTCGCGACGGGCCTCCCACTCCACCTCCCGCGTCGTTACAGTCCCTGCATGCCCTGGGAGCACGAGCTGTTCGCCCTCCTCGACGACCTCGAGGGACAGGCGGCAGCGGCGTGGGAGTCCGACCGCGAGGCGGAGCTCGCCGACCGGGCCCGCAGCGAGTACGGCGCGGTCACCCTGGCCAGCCGGCTGATGGCGTCCCGGGGGCAGGTGGTCGCCCTCGACCTCCCGCACCTCGGCCGCATCGAGGGCCGGCTCGACCGGATGGCGTCGGAGTGGTGCCTGCTCAGCGGCACCGGCCAGGACTGGCTGGTGCCGCTGGGCGCGGTGGTCGGCGTCCGCGGCGCCAGCGAGCGATCCGTGCCGGAGGTCGCGTGGTCACCGGTGGACCGGCTCGGGCTCCGGGCCGCGCTGCGCCGCCTGGCCGAGGCCGGGGAGCGGTGCCTGGTGCACCTGGCCGACGGCACCCGCCACGAGGCGTACGTCGACCGCGTGGGCGCGGACTTCGCCGAGTGCCGCACCGCCGGGGACGCGCCGGCCGGCGTGCTGCTGGTGCCCTTCTCGGCGCTGGTCGCGGTGCAGAGCCGCGAGGATCAGGTCGCCTCGACGTCGTAGGGCGGGACCTGGCCCTCGGGGAGCGTCGGCTTCCTGGCCTGCTCCCGGTCGACCTCGGCCATCGCCTCGGTGATGTGCTTGCGGACGATCGTGCGCGGGTCGAGGTCGCGCAGCTGCAGGTCGGCGTAGTCCGGGCCGAGCTCGTTGCGGAGCTCGTCGCGGGCGTTGTGCGCCAGCCCGCGCGCGCGGTGGAGCAGCTGGGCCGCCTGACGGGCGAGGTCGGGCAGCTTGTCCGGACCCAGCACGACGACCGCCACCAGGGCGATCACGGCCAGCTCGAGGAGCCCGACGTCGAACATGCCCCAGAACCTACTGGGTCAGAACTTGCTGGAGGGCGTCAGGCCGAGCTGCATGCCCGCGAGCCCGCGACCGCGGCCCGACAGCGACTGGGCGACCGAGGCCAGCTCGCGTGCCGCCGGGGCGGCGGGGTCGGCCTCGATGATCGGCTTGCCGACGTCGCCGCCCTCGCGCAGCGAGATGTCGAGGGGGATCCGTGCGAGCACCGGCACGTCGTAGCCGAAGCGCTCCGACAGCGTCTGCGCCACGCGGGTGCCGCCGCCGGTGCCGAACACCTCGAGCCGGTGGTCGTCCTCCGGCGGGCAGTGGGGGCAGGGGAGGTAGCTCATGTTCTCGACGACGCCGATGACGCGCTGGTGCATCATCGAGGCCATCGTCCCGGCGCGCTCCGCGACCTCCGCGGCCGCCTCCTGCGGGGTGGTGACCACGATGACCTCGGCGCTGGGCAGGTGCTGGCCGAGCGAGATGGCTACGTCGCCGGTGCCGGGGGGCAGGTCGAGGAGCAGGGCGTCGAGGTCGCCCCAGTAGACGTCGGCGAGCATCTGGACCAGCGCCCGGTCGAGCATGGGGCCGCGCCAGGCGACCACCTGGTCGCGACGCGGCTTGAGCATGCCGATCGAGATGACCGAGACGCCGCTCGCCGTCGGCACCGGCATGATCAGGTCGTCGACCTGCGTCGGACGGGCGTCGGCGATGCCCAGCATCGCCGGGACCGAGTGGCCGTAGATGTCGGCGTCGACGATGCCGACCTTGAGGCCCTGGTGGGCCAGCGCGAGGGCGAGGTTGACCGTGACCGACGACTTGCCGACGCCGCCCTTGCCGCTGGCGATCGCGTAGACCTTGGTCAGCGAGCCGGGCTGGGCGAAGGGGATCTCGCGCTGGGCACGGCCGTCGCTGAGGATCTCCTTGAGGCCGGCGCGCTGCTCGGCGCTCATCACGCCGAGGGTGAGGTCGATCGCGGCGACGCCGGGGACCTTGGTGACGGCGGCGGTGACGTCGCGGTTGATCGTGTCCTTGAGGGGGCACCCCGCCACCGTGAGGAGCACGTGGACCTGCACCGATCCGTCCGGCCCGACCTCGACGGAGTCCACCATCCCGAGCTCGGTGATGGGGCGCTTGATCTCCGGGTCGTTGACGGTCGCCAGCGCGTCCATCACCTGCTGCTGCGTGGGGGTGCTCATGATGGTCCAGTCTACGAGCCGACCCCGAAGGATCACTGTCCCGGCCGCTGCACCCAGTCCGGCGGAGCCTGGGCCGGGTCCTCCGGCTCGGTGCGGGAGAGCTCCTCGATGTCGCCGAGCAGGCCCCGCAGCTCCGAGCGGAGGAAGTCGCGCGTCGCGACCTCGCCGACGGCCATGCGCAGCGAGGCGACCTCGCGGGCGAGGAACTCCATGTCGGCGTGGGCGCGGGCGTTGGCCTGGCGGTCCTGCTCGGCCACCACCTTGTCGCGCTGCTCCTGGCGGTTCTGGGCGAGCAGGATCAGGGGAGCGGCGTACGACGCCTGCAGGCTGAGCATGAGGGTCAGGAAGATGAACGGGAACTCGTCGAAGCGCAGGTCCGCGGGCGCGAGCACGTTCCACAGCACCCAGGCCGCGACGAACATCGTCATCCACAGCAGGAACTTCGCCGTGCCCATGTAGCGGGCGAACGACTCCGCGAAGACGCCGAAGGTGTCCGCGTCGACGGTGGGGCGGCGCACGATCTGGCGCCGGCTCTCGCGGGGGGTGTCGAGGCGCACCCGGCGATCGGTCATCGGGTGCCCCC
This genomic stretch from Nocardioides renjunii harbors:
- a CDS encoding Rv3235 family protein, whose protein sequence is MSTPDTADAEVIVLRPPAALASVQGSLALDLTPRTAPPRPRLRSAHAVDLVDVAAAERHQVDAFVGRCLQALVEIAAGDRPVSQLLRHTVPDVYEDLSERARTVRAAAGLTAGQVRGPNPARPVVVGVRTALIRRDAVEASAHVRYGRRSRAVAARFEVVRDRWQCVAISWG
- a CDS encoding Mrp/NBP35 family ATP-binding protein, with the protein product MSTPTQQQVMDALATVNDPEIKRPITELGMVDSVEVGPDGSVQVHVLLTVAGCPLKDTINRDVTAAVTKVPGVAAIDLTLGVMSAEQRAGLKEILSDGRAQREIPFAQPGSLTKVYAIASGKGGVGKSSVTVNLALALAHQGLKVGIVDADIYGHSVPAMLGIADARPTQVDDLIMPVPTASGVSVISIGMLKPRRDQVVAWRGPMLDRALVQMLADVYWGDLDALLLDLPPGTGDVAISLGQHLPSAEVIVVTTPQEAAAEVAERAGTMASMMHQRVIGVVENMSYLPCPHCPPEDDHRLEVFGTGGGTRVAQTLSERFGYDVPVLARIPLDISLREGGDVGKPIIEADPAAPAARELASVAQSLSGRGRGLAGMQLGLTPSSKF
- a CDS encoding LysM peptidoglycan-binding domain-containing protein, translating into MSRDSSSKGRPVVVWGAVTAAAATAATVLPGSWHAAASGVGAGRVVDVVVAGCALALCAALAWLWAVTTATVVGLLTGRLREDAAGATRRLVLAACGVAVVAGTTTPAVADGPELLVGLALPERAVEPAPPTPPIRPSRRPGPAVHVVRSGDSLWSIARAHPDGGSVEARWRAIWRANRGVVGDDPDLILPGQVLRLPDQQPHQQPDDKPDEKDGAR
- a CDS encoding sec-independent translocase, whose amino-acid sequence is MFDVGLLELAVIALVAVVVLGPDKLPDLARQAAQLLHRARGLAHNARDELRNELGPDYADLQLRDLDPRTIVRKHITEAMAEVDREQARKPTLPEGQVPPYDVEAT
- a CDS encoding DUF1003 domain-containing protein — encoded protein: MTDRRVRLDTPRESRRQIVRRPTVDADTFGVFAESFARYMGTAKFLLWMTMFVAAWVLWNVLAPADLRFDEFPFIFLTLMLSLQASYAAPLILLAQNRQEQRDKVVAEQDRQANARAHADMEFLAREVASLRMAVGEVATRDFLRSELRGLLGDIEELSRTEPEDPAQAPPDWVQRPGQ